In Oscillatoria acuminata PCC 6304, a single window of DNA contains:
- a CDS encoding KGK domain-containing protein — protein sequence MSNNFEPLDSEEVVSIDEVLKIVLNQPTFKVREFVGAFKEVIKKQSSIYIDRRTDEKAQWLDEGVNAQVLKYGAKNWQTGKVRIKFTLEFCPDEPEVQKTSTTNQPETSEPESPLDDIRRMQG from the coding sequence ATGAGCAATAATTTTGAACCGCTTGACTCTGAAGAAGTAGTAAGCATAGACGAAGTTTTAAAAATTGTTTTAAATCAGCCAACTTTTAAAGTCAGGGAGTTTGTAGGAGCTTTTAAAGAAGTAATAAAGAAGCAAAGTTCTATTTATATTGATAGGCGAACCGATGAGAAAGCTCAATGGCTTGATGAGGGGGTTAATGCTCAAGTCCTAAAATATGGGGCTAAAAACTGGCAAACGGGAAAGGTTAGAATCAAATTTACTTTAGAATTTTGCCCAGATGAGCCAGAAGTACAAAAGACTTCGACAACTAATCAACCCGAAACCAGTGAACCTGAATCACCTCTTGATGATATTCGACGGATGCAGGGATGA
- a CDS encoding dynamin-like GTPase family protein, whose product MTQLLPQCQQLQNQVDRILELLHQEPALRQQDITAVQSSLKKAVAPKFEIVFAGAFSAGKSMLINALLERELLYSAEGHATGTECYIEYAEPDQGRVVLTFLSGLEIKDQVTALCERLDIKAAINIDEPEVLKLLRQIGEAKLTKEGGESKSQLAKQAKALILLLDGFAENSSRIHPVNNNTFSMEQFNFSNLKEAASYARRGSNSSVLKRIEYYCYHPLLKDGNVLIDLPGIDAPVKRDAELTYRKIEDPETSAVVCVLKPASEGDMTTEETELLEKMRSNPGIRDRVFYVFNRIDETWYNSQLRQRLDDLIVTQFRDNNNRLYKTSGLLGFWGSQIKQTSERDRYGLDSLFAESVKNTGIQEDTPQFVNEFNRYCANSGKLSPSQFKIAVYSYETPNENYVRILNECGTSLLNQLISDSGIEEFRRSITNYLTNEKRPLLFKTLANDLQPVCLLLSRHYVQQYRDLESQPVNIEGLKLRRMEQLNNDLRLLGIALNKHITQEVNEVVTNQCLTFEEDFRKLKVRMVCRMDELLNTFSVEEAYRQATLTHPRNSTAPLLAILVEAFYYLSNELEEVLAEESERTIANYFAYLLERIRRQDYYRDLCRLVGGDAGLEQTVKNLEVQVQQAVRAAASTECDRFVRESPRFYDEGTFSIYQFRKVLQQTSQSFDCISMKDAEPAIRQLLKLDFEPKVKHTIQSTFRQTVNQTLKTHLLPLVKQQEEMILQQYNRARSHLEKTLEREAQEQLDSNQIQLQEVQDKIADYNEVVSGINSCLQAMLLDRYQLPLANSQEAIEVEFVEEEEDVELAEVVEMI is encoded by the coding sequence ATGACTCAATTGCTGCCTCAGTGTCAACAGCTACAGAACCAGGTCGATCGCATCCTCGAATTGTTGCATCAAGAACCCGCCTTGCGGCAACAGGATATCACCGCTGTTCAGTCCTCTCTGAAAAAGGCCGTCGCCCCTAAATTTGAAATTGTCTTTGCCGGGGCTTTTAGTGCGGGTAAATCTATGTTGATTAATGCCCTGTTAGAACGAGAATTGCTCTACAGTGCAGAAGGTCACGCCACGGGAACCGAGTGCTATATTGAATATGCTGAACCGGACCAAGGGCGAGTGGTTCTCACGTTTTTGAGTGGACTGGAGATTAAAGACCAGGTTACGGCTTTATGTGAGCGGCTAGACATCAAAGCAGCGATTAATATTGATGAACCGGAAGTTCTCAAACTGTTGCGGCAGATTGGAGAAGCCAAGCTGACTAAAGAAGGCGGGGAAAGTAAATCCCAGTTAGCCAAGCAAGCGAAAGCATTAATCTTATTGCTGGATGGATTTGCCGAAAATAGCAGCCGCATCCATCCGGTGAATAATAACACTTTTTCGATGGAGCAATTTAACTTTTCCAACCTCAAAGAAGCCGCCAGTTATGCCCGACGGGGTAGCAATAGTTCGGTGTTGAAACGGATTGAATATTACTGCTATCATCCCTTGCTCAAAGATGGCAATGTGCTGATTGATTTACCCGGAATTGATGCGCCGGTAAAACGAGATGCGGAACTGACCTATCGCAAGATTGAAGACCCGGAAACCTCAGCGGTGGTATGTGTGCTCAAACCGGCATCGGAAGGGGATATGACCACGGAAGAGACGGAATTGTTGGAAAAGATGCGGTCTAATCCCGGGATTCGCGATCGCGTCTTTTATGTCTTCAACCGCATTGACGAAACCTGGTATAATAGCCAACTCCGGCAACGGTTAGATGACCTAATTGTTACCCAGTTCCGAGACAACAACAACCGCCTCTATAAAACCAGTGGATTGCTGGGATTTTGGGGAAGTCAAATCAAACAAACCAGCGAACGCGATCGCTACGGATTAGATTCCCTGTTTGCCGAAAGCGTCAAAAACACCGGAATCCAGGAAGATACCCCGCAATTTGTCAACGAATTTAACCGCTACTGCGCCAACTCTGGGAAACTCTCCCCCAGTCAATTTAAAATTGCGGTTTACAGCTACGAAACCCCCAATGAAAACTACGTCCGCATCCTCAACGAATGCGGAACCTCCCTACTCAATCAACTGATTTCTGATAGCGGCATTGAGGAATTTCGCCGCAGCATTACCAACTATCTAACCAACGAAAAACGCCCTCTCCTCTTTAAAACCCTCGCCAATGACCTCCAACCCGTCTGTCTCCTCTTAAGTCGCCATTATGTCCAACAATATCGGGACCTAGAGAGTCAACCCGTCAATATTGAAGGGTTAAAATTGCGGCGGATGGAACAACTAAATAATGACTTACGCCTTCTGGGAATAGCCTTAAATAAACATATCACCCAAGAGGTGAATGAAGTCGTAACCAATCAGTGCCTCACCTTCGAGGAAGACTTCCGCAAACTAAAAGTGCGAATGGTTTGCCGCATGGATGAACTGTTGAATACCTTCTCAGTTGAAGAAGCGTATCGCCAAGCAACCCTCACCCATCCTCGGAACTCAACTGCACCATTACTGGCGATTTTAGTCGAGGCATTTTATTACTTGTCCAATGAGTTAGAGGAGGTATTGGCAGAAGAGTCAGAACGAACCATTGCCAATTATTTTGCCTATTTACTCGAACGAATTCGCCGTCAAGACTATTACCGAGACTTATGCCGCTTAGTGGGCGGTGATGCTGGATTAGAACAGACGGTTAAGAACCTGGAAGTGCAAGTGCAGCAAGCGGTTCGGGCGGCGGCGAGTACGGAATGCGATCGGTTTGTGCGGGAGAGTCCTCGCTTTTACGATGAAGGCACGTTTTCAATTTATCAGTTCCGAAAAGTGCTGCAACAAACCTCTCAAAGTTTTGATTGTATCAGCATGAAAGATGCGGAACCCGCCATTCGTCAGTTGTTAAAGCTGGATTTTGAACCGAAGGTCAAACACACGATTCAAAGTACCTTCCGGCAAACAGTGAATCAAACCCTGAAAACTCATTTGTTGCCGTTAGTCAAGCAGCAAGAGGAGATGATTTTACAGCAATACAACCGGGCGCGATCGCACCTAGAAAAAACCCTAGAACGGGAAGCACAAGAGCAACTCGATAGTAATCAGATCCAGTTGCAAGAAGTCCAGGATAAAATTGCCGATTACAACGAGGTAGTTTCGGGAATTAATAGCTGTTTACAGGCGATGCTTTTAGACCGCTATCAGTTACCCTTGGCTAATTCGCAAGAGGCGATTGAGGTTGAGTTTGTTGAGGAGGAGGAAGATGTAGAATTAGCCGAGGTGGTGGAGATGATTTAA
- a CDS encoding GH25 family lysozyme, whose amino-acid sequence MCAKGIDVSDWQHPVNWNSVVRDGMGFAFTKATEGATFVADSYRSNWAAMKSVGLPRGAYHFYRAKQDPRAQADVFLRTVKLEANDLPPVLDIESTDGVGASSIIRDITTWIEIVEKETKRRPIIYTYPSFWERIGNPKIFTDYPLWIAHYQTNNPWVPGGWDGWTFWQYTETGKVSGINGGVDVNWFNVCRQGGKGSHVKYIQMCLRDKGFNPGSIDGVFGATMHSTVMAFQRAMNVTVDGIVGIQTWTALVSAIQPPTQVQPTPPPVNLPTPTPIPQPILPPTPAPPWPPIQSGPTPVIRLIDVCRFYQGFSHQNQALNWLQGQVSQANLLEFARRWRGHASASSPINFVDVAKFYQGLPIQDQAIHWLQGQVSSGILNEFARWWRSGTQQVATQSTSISLVDVCNYYQSLTNQKQALQWLQTQIPSSTLSEFSRQWRKLASVPVTANISLVDVCQFYQGLTHQKEAVEWLQRQLHSSVLDEFTRKWRG is encoded by the coding sequence ATGTGTGCAAAAGGTATCGACGTTTCCGATTGGCAACACCCCGTAAATTGGAATTCCGTGGTTCGCGATGGCATGGGGTTTGCCTTTACTAAAGCAACCGAAGGCGCTACGTTTGTGGCTGATTCCTATCGCAGTAATTGGGCGGCGATGAAATCGGTCGGGTTGCCACGGGGTGCTTACCACTTCTATCGGGCCAAACAAGACCCCAGAGCACAGGCGGATGTTTTCCTCAGAACCGTGAAACTGGAAGCTAATGATTTGCCGCCGGTTTTGGATATTGAATCCACCGATGGGGTGGGCGCAAGTTCGATTATTCGGGATATTACAACTTGGATCGAAATTGTCGAGAAAGAAACCAAGCGTCGCCCGATTATTTACACTTATCCCAGTTTTTGGGAACGGATTGGTAATCCTAAAATTTTCACCGATTATCCCCTATGGATTGCTCACTATCAGACGAATAATCCCTGGGTTCCTGGAGGGTGGGATGGTTGGACCTTTTGGCAATACACCGAAACCGGCAAAGTCAGTGGAATTAATGGCGGTGTCGATGTCAACTGGTTTAATGTCTGCCGCCAAGGGGGGAAAGGTTCTCATGTTAAGTATATCCAAATGTGTCTCCGGGATAAAGGATTCAATCCCGGGTCCATTGATGGGGTATTTGGTGCAACAATGCACTCAACGGTGATGGCCTTTCAACGGGCGATGAATGTTACCGTGGATGGGATTGTCGGAATTCAGACTTGGACTGCTTTGGTGAGTGCGATTCAACCCCCGACCCAAGTTCAACCGACGCCTCCCCCGGTTAACCTGCCAACACCAACGCCAATACCGCAACCGATTTTACCGCCAACTCCTGCACCTCCTTGGCCCCCCATTCAGTCGGGTCCAACTCCTGTAATTCGGTTGATTGATGTCTGTCGATTTTATCAAGGATTTTCCCATCAAAATCAAGCCTTAAATTGGTTACAGGGTCAAGTTTCTCAGGCGAATTTACTAGAATTTGCCCGTCGCTGGCGGGGTCATGCCTCGGCGTCATCGCCGATTAATTTTGTGGATGTGGCCAAATTTTATCAAGGATTGCCCATACAAGACCAAGCGATTCATTGGTTGCAGGGTCAGGTTTCCAGTGGGATTTTGAACGAATTTGCCCGGTGGTGGCGATCGGGAACTCAGCAAGTGGCGACTCAATCCACGAGTATCAGTTTGGTGGATGTTTGTAATTATTATCAAAGTTTGACTAACCAAAAGCAGGCACTGCAGTGGTTGCAAACTCAGATTCCCAGCAGTACCTTATCCGAGTTTTCTCGGCAATGGCGTAAGTTGGCATCAGTTCCAGTTACTGCCAATATTTCTTTGGTGGATGTCTGTCAATTTTATCAGGGATTAACCCATCAAAAAGAGGCCGTGGAGTGGTTACAACGGCAGTTACATAGTTCGGTGTTAGATGAGTTTACCCGCAAGTGGCGGGGTTAG
- the hisA gene encoding 1-(5-phosphoribosyl)-5-[(5-phosphoribosylamino)methylideneamino]imidazole-4-carboxamide isomerase yields the protein MEVIPAIDLLEGRCVRLYQGDYDRSDVFNEDPVAVAKQWVDEGATRLHLVDLDGAKAGEPRNLKTIEAIARAVSVPIQVGGGLREYASVANLLSLGIDRAILGTVAVEKPELVQQLAQEFPGHIVVGIDARDGKVATRGWLETSEVLATVLAQQMVELGVAAIIYTDIHRDGTLAGPNIGALRELAGAVDIPIVASGGVSSLTDLLSLLSLEPLGVNSVIVGRALYTGDVSLKEAIQAIGPGRIQDVPPDFGSSTFA from the coding sequence ATGGAAGTGATTCCAGCGATTGATTTATTAGAAGGTCGTTGTGTCCGTCTGTATCAGGGGGATTACGATCGCTCTGATGTGTTTAATGAGGACCCGGTGGCGGTTGCCAAACAATGGGTAGATGAAGGTGCGACTCGCTTGCATTTAGTGGACCTAGATGGGGCAAAAGCGGGAGAACCGCGTAATCTGAAAACCATTGAGGCGATCGCCCGCGCTGTATCCGTTCCCATCCAAGTCGGTGGCGGGTTGCGAGAGTATGCCTCGGTTGCCAATTTATTATCCCTCGGGATTGATCGCGCCATCCTCGGAACTGTGGCAGTTGAAAAACCGGAACTCGTCCAGCAACTCGCCCAAGAATTTCCGGGTCACATTGTGGTTGGAATTGATGCGCGAGATGGCAAAGTTGCCACCCGGGGATGGTTGGAAACCTCGGAAGTGTTAGCGACGGTATTGGCACAACAAATGGTGGAATTAGGCGTGGCGGCGATTATCTATACAGATATTCATCGCGATGGGACATTGGCAGGACCGAATATTGGCGCTTTGCGTGAACTGGCAGGGGCGGTCGATATTCCCATTGTCGCCTCTGGTGGAGTGAGTTCCCTGACGGATTTGCTCAGTTTGCTGTCCCTGGAACCGTTAGGGGTGAATAGTGTGATTGTGGGGCGCGCACTTTATACGGGAGATGTTTCTCTGAAAGAAGCAATCCAGGCGATCGGTCCTGGACGGATTCAGGATGTACCACCGGATTTTGGGTCTTCTACTTTTGCTTGA
- a CDS encoding Na-K-Cl cotransporter — MPSFPFFRRPSPDPVNPPVSGGLGTFGGVYTPSILTILGVIMYLRFGWVVGNVGLIGTLIIVTLATSITFFTGLSISAIATDRVVRVGGAYYMISRSLGIETGGAVGIPLYFAQGLSVALYTIGFAESVVEAFPEFRTMQRAIALITTLAVALLAMKSARTAIRAQYFIMAAIVLSLVSFAFGSPVENTVIELWGAKPENSEPFWVVFAVFFPAVTGIMAGVGMSGDLRDPSRSIPVGTLAAVGTGYVIYMGLPILLAMRADASTLIANPLIMQEMAFWGPAILLGVWGATLSSALGSILGAPRVLQSLARDGILPSSMRILGNGRGPDDEPFIATCVTLGIAALAVAVGDLNTIAPVLTMFFLTTYMVLNVAAGIEGFLQSPSYRPTFRVHWAISLLGAIGCIAVMILIDAIATVVAGIIVLGIYIWLERRELESAWGDVRRGLWMEVVRTGIFNLSHEPDTKNWRPHILVLSGAPTRRWSLIELATAFTHNRGLITVSSVLPSGSRDTAQQTKLEATIRDYLEKRGVQALVRLITAPDPFVGAENLVEIYGLGPLVPNTILLGDSEEPSHRDRYCNMIANLHQAKRNLIIFRENADKGFGKRRRIDVWWGGLQANGGLMLILAYLVRSSSQWQNAQVYLKLVVPDRAAAESAETNIAALVKKLRIGAIPQVLIAEGQSFYDILHTSSQDTDLVFLGMATPRENYTDYYEQLQARAAGLPTTIFVLAAPDFAFEEVLTDNA, encoded by the coding sequence ATGCCGAGCTTTCCCTTCTTTCGTCGTCCGTCGCCAGACCCGGTAAATCCTCCGGTATCGGGTGGTTTGGGGACCTTTGGTGGCGTTTATACCCCGTCGATTTTGACCATTCTCGGGGTAATCATGTACTTGAGATTTGGATGGGTGGTAGGGAATGTTGGTTTAATTGGTACCCTGATTATCGTCACCCTCGCCACCTCCATCACCTTTTTTACGGGCCTCTCCATTTCAGCGATCGCCACTGATCGCGTGGTGCGAGTGGGGGGAGCCTACTATATGATCAGCCGGTCCCTGGGAATTGAAACCGGCGGTGCCGTGGGTATTCCCCTTTATTTTGCCCAAGGGCTTTCTGTCGCCCTTTATACCATCGGGTTTGCTGAAAGTGTTGTAGAAGCATTTCCGGAATTCAGAACGATGCAACGGGCGATCGCCTTAATCACCACCCTCGCCGTGGCCCTGCTTGCCATGAAATCAGCCCGGACCGCCATCCGCGCCCAATATTTCATCATGGCGGCGATCGTCCTATCTCTAGTCTCCTTCGCCTTCGGCAGTCCTGTCGAGAACACTGTAATCGAACTGTGGGGCGCTAAACCGGAAAATTCTGAACCCTTCTGGGTGGTTTTTGCCGTCTTCTTCCCAGCAGTTACCGGCATCATGGCGGGGGTGGGAATGTCCGGCGACTTGCGTGACCCTTCCCGTTCCATTCCCGTGGGAACCCTTGCTGCTGTAGGGACCGGCTATGTGATTTATATGGGACTGCCTATCCTCCTCGCCATGCGTGCCGATGCCAGTACCCTGATTGCCAATCCCTTGATTATGCAAGAAATGGCCTTCTGGGGACCGGCCATTCTCCTGGGCGTCTGGGGAGCGACCTTATCCAGTGCCTTGGGGAGTATTTTAGGCGCACCTCGGGTCCTCCAATCCCTAGCAAGGGATGGCATTTTACCCTCTAGTATGCGGATACTCGGGAACGGAAGAGGACCCGATGATGAGCCGTTTATCGCCACCTGCGTCACCTTGGGGATTGCCGCCCTCGCCGTAGCAGTGGGGGATTTGAATACGATCGCCCCGGTCCTCACGATGTTCTTTTTAACCACCTACATGGTTTTAAATGTAGCCGCAGGCATCGAAGGCTTTTTACAAAGTCCATCCTATCGCCCTACCTTTCGAGTCCATTGGGCAATTTCCCTCCTCGGTGCAATCGGTTGTATCGCCGTGATGATTCTGATTGATGCGATCGCCACCGTAGTTGCCGGAATTATCGTTCTGGGAATTTATATCTGGTTAGAACGTCGGGAACTCGAATCCGCCTGGGGAGATGTGCGTCGGGGACTGTGGATGGAAGTCGTGCGCACGGGGATTTTTAACCTCAGTCACGAACCGGACACCAAAAACTGGCGACCTCACATTTTGGTGCTTTCCGGTGCACCCACAAGACGCTGGAGTTTGATAGAACTCGCCACCGCCTTCACTCACAATCGCGGGTTAATTACGGTTTCCAGTGTTCTCCCGAGTGGGTCTAGGGATACAGCCCAACAAACCAAACTGGAAGCCACGATTCGGGACTATTTAGAAAAGCGCGGGGTTCAAGCCTTAGTGAGATTAATTACCGCCCCGGACCCCTTTGTTGGTGCAGAAAATCTAGTAGAAATTTATGGACTCGGACCCTTAGTGCCGAACACGATTTTACTGGGAGATAGTGAGGAACCCTCCCATCGCGATCGCTATTGCAACATGATCGCCAACCTCCACCAAGCCAAACGGAACCTGATTATCTTTCGCGAAAATGCGGACAAGGGGTTTGGTAAACGTCGCCGGATTGATGTATGGTGGGGGGGATTACAAGCCAATGGCGGTCTGATGTTGATTTTGGCCTATTTAGTCCGCAGCAGCAGCCAATGGCAAAATGCCCAAGTCTATCTCAAACTCGTCGTCCCCGATCGCGCTGCTGCCGAGTCTGCCGAAACCAATATTGCCGCCTTGGTCAAAAAATTACGCATCGGTGCGATTCCACAAGTGCTGATTGCGGAAGGACAATCCTTTTATGACATTCTCCATACCTCTTCCCAAGACACCGATTTAGTCTTCCTCGGCATGGCAACCCCTCGGGAAAATTATACGGACTATTACGAACAATTACAAGCTCGCGCTGCCGGTTTACCCACCACCATTTTTGTCCTGGCTGCCCCAGATTTTGCCTTTGAAGAGGTGTTAACCGATAATGCTTAA
- a CDS encoding ferredoxin reductase family protein, which yields MQRLLMRSPVAVAAFWIALYIAIALLPLLVLILHAPPEARDFWTEFSVALGFIGLAMIALQFALTARINRIESSYGIDIILQFHRYISLVAFTLIIIHPLILFINEPETLELLNVFQAPWRARFAVTGTVALIILVITSVWRQRLGIPYEEWRIAHGILAVCAVGFGIAHAVGVGYYLNFFWKVVLWSAVGFLALLLLIYVRLVKPWLMTRKLYLVEEVIPQRGDVWTLALRPRGHEGITFEPGQFAWITLEISPFRMREHPFSMSSSGDHAERLEFSIKALGDFTKTIKDVKPGTKAFLDGPYGTFTIDKYWDAAGFVLVAGGIGITPMMSMLVTACERKDDRPFLLIYGSKTWDDITFREELEALKDELDLKIVHVLREPPEDWDGETGYVDQELLEKYMPTHAGSRQYFICASPKMMDQVEAAFYELDVPVTHVHMEHFNLV from the coding sequence ATGCAACGCCTACTGATGAGAAGTCCAGTAGCGGTAGCCGCGTTCTGGATTGCTTTATATATTGCGATCGCGCTTTTACCCTTGCTGGTGCTGATTTTGCACGCCCCTCCGGAAGCCAGAGATTTCTGGACAGAATTTTCCGTTGCCCTCGGGTTTATCGGATTAGCGATGATTGCCCTACAGTTTGCCTTAACCGCTCGGATCAATCGCATCGAGTCTTCTTATGGCATTGATATCATCCTCCAGTTTCACCGATACATTTCTCTTGTCGCCTTTACCCTGATTATTATCCATCCGTTAATTTTATTTATTAACGAACCGGAAACCCTAGAACTGTTAAACGTTTTCCAAGCACCTTGGCGGGCGAGATTTGCCGTGACAGGCACCGTGGCGCTGATTATTCTGGTGATTACCTCAGTCTGGCGTCAACGCTTGGGGATTCCCTACGAGGAATGGCGGATTGCTCATGGCATTTTAGCCGTGTGCGCCGTGGGGTTTGGCATCGCACACGCTGTCGGCGTTGGCTATTACTTAAACTTCTTTTGGAAAGTTGTGCTATGGAGTGCAGTCGGGTTTTTAGCCTTATTGCTGTTAATCTATGTGCGCCTGGTTAAACCCTGGTTAATGACCCGCAAGCTCTATCTAGTCGAAGAAGTCATCCCCCAACGCGGAGATGTTTGGACTTTGGCTTTGAGACCCAGAGGTCATGAGGGTATCACATTTGAACCCGGTCAATTTGCCTGGATTACCCTAGAAATTTCTCCCTTTCGGATGCGCGAACATCCCTTTTCCATGTCCTCTTCTGGAGACCATGCCGAACGCTTAGAGTTTAGTATCAAAGCATTAGGAGATTTCACCAAAACCATTAAGGATGTGAAACCGGGGACGAAAGCCTTCCTCGATGGACCTTATGGCACCTTTACCATCGACAAATATTGGGATGCGGCGGGATTTGTTCTAGTGGCTGGAGGGATTGGAATTACGCCCATGATGAGTATGTTGGTGACTGCCTGTGAACGAAAAGATGACCGTCCTTTCTTGTTGATTTATGGGAGCAAAACCTGGGACGATATCACTTTTCGAGAAGAATTAGAAGCCCTCAAAGACGAGTTAGACCTGAAAATTGTCCATGTGTTGAGAGAACCCCCGGAAGATTGGGACGGAGAAACAGGCTATGTGGATCAGGAGCTTTTGGAAAAATATATGCCGACTCATGCCGGAAGTCGTCAATATTTTATCTGTGCCTCACCGAAAATGATGGATCAGGTAGAAGCGGCATTTTATGAGCTAGATGTGCCGGTCACTCATGTCCACATGGAGCATTTTAATTTAGTGTAA
- a CDS encoding PAS domain-containing sensor histidine kinase, translating into MENFTGQIEQARVRLEQMQQLAQEFSSPPPDLLEQVFGELSTALEELHVATEELQEQNQQLLSTREEVEIERERYQQLFEEAPDPYLVTNALGVIEEANAAAEQLFNWRRPFLIAKPLAVFVVLEERSAFRSQLEQLKTVGPLTEWEVQMLPRDRESFPAAISVSRVQDIQGNPMGFRWLIRNISDLKEAEKNRQDLAVQRELHLMKSRFIQILSNEFRTPLNTIHLCTQLLERYSDGVKQSKRSPIFEKIRGAIKQMTLLLDDILIFNEDKDSSYFKSFQVDLEKFCLKLIEEYKHLYNPGERSINFQATGDYPSVCINTKLFRHIFRNILSNCFKFTPESSEINVFLHCEKTQIVLTFRDQGLGILPEDLPHLFNIFYRGNNVGDIPGAGLGLAIVKKSVDLLGGEISLDSPAEGVGTNLIITLPTTPKSPSVNKRLPSPGK; encoded by the coding sequence ATGGAAAATTTCACGGGACAAATTGAACAGGCTAGAGTGCGTTTAGAGCAGATGCAACAACTCGCCCAGGAGTTTTCTTCCCCTCCACCGGACTTGTTAGAACAGGTGTTTGGCGAACTCTCAACGGCATTGGAAGAACTGCACGTGGCAACGGAGGAGCTTCAGGAGCAAAATCAACAACTGCTCTCGACTCGGGAAGAAGTAGAAATAGAGCGGGAGCGCTATCAACAGTTATTTGAAGAGGCACCGGACCCTTATTTGGTGACGAATGCCCTTGGAGTGATTGAAGAAGCGAATGCGGCAGCGGAACAGTTATTTAACTGGCGTCGCCCCTTTCTGATTGCGAAACCCCTGGCAGTTTTTGTGGTACTAGAAGAACGGAGTGCCTTTCGCAGCCAACTAGAGCAACTCAAAACCGTAGGACCATTAACGGAATGGGAAGTGCAAATGCTCCCGCGCGATCGCGAGTCATTTCCCGCTGCAATTTCTGTTTCTAGGGTTCAGGATATTCAGGGTAATCCGATGGGGTTTCGCTGGTTGATTCGCAATATTAGCGATTTAAAAGAAGCGGAAAAAAATCGCCAAGATCTGGCAGTACAACGAGAACTCCATCTGATGAAGTCCCGATTTATTCAAATCCTTTCCAATGAATTTCGCACCCCCCTGAATACGATTCATCTATGCACGCAACTGCTAGAGCGATATAGTGACGGAGTAAAGCAATCCAAACGCAGTCCAATTTTTGAAAAAATTCGGGGTGCGATTAAACAAATGACTTTACTTTTAGATGATATTTTAATTTTTAATGAAGATAAAGATTCTTCTTATTTTAAATCTTTTCAAGTTGATTTAGAAAAATTTTGTTTGAAGCTAATAGAAGAATATAAGCATCTTTATAACCCCGGCGAACGCTCGATTAATTTTCAGGCCACTGGAGACTATCCCTCGGTTTGTATAAATACTAAATTGTTCCGCCATATTTTTCGCAATATCCTGTCAAACTGTTTCAAATTTACTCCTGAATCCAGCGAAATAAACGTGTTTTTACACTGTGAAAAGACACAGATTGTTTTGACCTTTCGCGACCAGGGCTTAGGGATTTTACCCGAAGATCTCCCTCACCTGTTTAACATCTTTTATCGAGGGAATAACGTGGGGGATATTCCTGGCGCAGGTTTAGGATTGGCGATCGTTAAAAAATCCGTAGATTTGCTCGGTGGGGAAATCTCCCTGGACAGTCCCGCCGAGGGCGTTGGCACAAATTTAATCATTACCCTCCCCACCACCCCCAAATCCCCCTCGGTTAACAAGCGCTTACCCTCCCCGGGAAAATAG